A single region of the Mannheimia bovis genome encodes:
- the tolA gene encoding cell envelope integrity protein TolA — MKSQQDRLELAVIISILLHILLIGLLLLGSLFTKTELAAAGGSGGDSDSFEAVMVDTGQVAAEYGQLMAEKKGTKKPKVEPKEEPKEEPAEEPVEEDKPTPEEIQKQQQAELAAIQEKQRQQEIERQEKIEEQKKQEQAKQEELKKQQAEEATRKKAAEAAKLKADAEAKRLEAAAKQAEEEKKAKESQQKLEQQKKVEAEKKLQEQKELKEKQAKEAKEKAEKEAKAKAEKEAKEKAEREAKAKAEKEAKAKAEKEAKAKAAAEAKAAQAKNNKALDDFLSGGDIGGGSSKGGNKNSSGSQGSGGTSGLGQGANVDGNAYGQRIKKLIQSKYRVDPSFAGKQCDVKIFLSRDGTITNYQVVSGDKAVCDAAVSAIVATRKVPPAPSDAVYNMFKSPTLDFSLKVK, encoded by the coding sequence GTGAAATCTCAACAAGATAGACTAGAGCTTGCAGTTATTATTTCGATCTTATTACATATATTATTGATTGGATTATTATTGCTTGGGTCTCTTTTCACCAAAACAGAGCTTGCTGCTGCTGGCGGTAGTGGTGGCGATAGCGACAGCTTCGAAGCAGTAATGGTTGATACCGGACAGGTTGCTGCGGAATACGGTCAATTAATGGCAGAAAAAAAGGGAACTAAAAAGCCAAAAGTAGAGCCAAAAGAAGAACCGAAAGAGGAACCGGCTGAAGAGCCTGTGGAGGAAGATAAACCAACTCCAGAGGAAATCCAAAAGCAGCAGCAAGCCGAGCTAGCGGCAATTCAAGAAAAGCAACGCCAACAAGAAATTGAGCGTCAAGAAAAAATTGAAGAGCAGAAAAAGCAAGAGCAAGCTAAACAAGAAGAGTTGAAAAAACAGCAAGCTGAGGAAGCAACCCGTAAAAAGGCAGCTGAAGCAGCGAAGTTAAAAGCAGATGCTGAAGCAAAACGTTTAGAAGCTGCTGCAAAACAAGCTGAAGAAGAGAAAAAAGCGAAGGAATCTCAGCAAAAACTGGAACAGCAGAAAAAAGTTGAAGCTGAGAAGAAACTACAAGAGCAGAAAGAGCTGAAAGAAAAACAGGCTAAAGAAGCGAAAGAAAAAGCTGAGAAAGAAGCTAAGGCGAAGGCTGAAAAAGAAGCGAAAGAGAAAGCAGAAAGAGAGGCTAAAGCGAAAGCTGAGAAAGAAGCCAAAGCAAAAGCCGAAAAAGAAGCTAAAGCCAAAGCTGCAGCTGAGGCGAAAGCAGCCCAAGCTAAGAATAATAAAGCTCTAGATGACTTCCTAAGTGGAGGCGATATTGGTGGCGGCTCTAGCAAAGGCGGTAATAAAAATTCATCAGGTTCACAAGGCTCAGGTGGTACAAGCGGCTTAGGACAAGGTGCAAATGTAGATGGTAATGCATACGGTCAGCGAATTAAGAAATTAATTCAGTCTAAATATCGTGTTGATCCGAGTTTCGCAGGAAAACAATGTGATGTTAAGATTTTCTTAAGCCGAGATGGTACAATCACTAATTATCAAGTGGTCAGTGGCGATAAAGCAGTATGTGATGCAGCGGTAAGTGCAATTGTGGCAACTAGAAAAGTGCCACCTGCACCATCAGATGCGGTGTATAATATGTTTAAATCTCCAACGCTTGATTTTAGTTTAAAAGTTAAATAA
- the tolR gene encoding colicin uptake protein TolR, with product MSIRRVKRNDIKSEINIVPFLDVLLVLLLIFMATAPIISQSVEVNLPEDTHSQSVSNEDKTPVILEVAGVGAYKLKIDGNYVQSNGQDNISEAEVIAYAGEQFQKDNNTLFLVAGDKVVPYEEIMKGITLLKDAGVKSVGLMTEGK from the coding sequence ATGTCGATTCGTCGTGTAAAACGTAATGACATTAAATCGGAAATTAATATTGTTCCATTCCTAGATGTATTGTTAGTACTATTGCTTATTTTTATGGCAACAGCACCTATTATCAGTCAAAGTGTGGAAGTTAATTTACCTGAAGATACACATAGTCAATCTGTATCAAATGAAGATAAAACGCCTGTTATTTTAGAAGTGGCGGGTGTGGGGGCATATAAATTAAAAATTGATGGTAACTATGTGCAAAGTAATGGGCAAGATAATATTTCTGAAGCAGAAGTGATCGCTTATGCCGGAGAGCAATTTCAAAAAGATAATAATACATTATTTTTAGTTGCCGGTGATAAAGTTGTACCTTATGAAGAAATTATGAAAGGTATCACATTACTTAAAGACGCAGGGGTTAAATCAGTAGGTTTAATGACTGAAGGCAAATAA
- the tolQ gene encoding protein TolQ: MQTEFSLLSLFLEASIVVKIVMLILVVFSILSWAVIIQRSKVLTKARKDSLAFEDRFWSGEDLNRLHQGLENRRDALTGSEQIFYVGFKEFNRLQQANPEAPESIIQGSTRAMNLALNREMESLENYIPFLGTVGSISPYIGLFGTVWGIMHSFMGLSAVKQATLQSVAPGIAEALIATAIGLFAAIPAVMAYNRLNLRLGKVEQGYVNFIDEFTTLLHRQAFSKR, encoded by the coding sequence ATGCAAACTGAATTTAGCCTTCTATCGTTGTTTTTAGAAGCAAGTATTGTGGTCAAGATCGTAATGTTGATCCTTGTTGTATTTTCCATTTTATCTTGGGCTGTTATTATCCAACGTAGCAAAGTATTAACAAAAGCAAGAAAAGATTCGTTAGCATTTGAGGATCGCTTTTGGTCCGGAGAGGATTTAAACCGCTTACATCAAGGTTTGGAAAATCGCCGTGATGCTTTAACCGGTTCAGAACAAATTTTCTATGTCGGATTTAAAGAATTCAACCGCTTACAGCAAGCAAATCCTGAAGCACCTGAATCTATCATTCAAGGTTCAACTCGTGCAATGAATTTAGCGTTAAACCGTGAAATGGAAAGCCTAGAAAACTACATCCCATTTTTAGGCACAGTAGGTTCAATTAGCCCATATATTGGCTTATTTGGTACAGTATGGGGAATTATGCACTCATTTATGGGGTTAAGTGCAGTTAAACAAGCAACCTTACAATCTGTTGCACCGGGTATTGCAGAAGCATTAATTGCAACCGCGATTGGTCTATTTGCAGCAATTCCGGCAGTAATGGCGTATAACCGCTTAAATCTACGTTTAGGTAAAGTAGAACAAGGTTATGTGAATTTCATTGATGAATTTACAACCTTATTGCATCGTCAAGCCTTTTCAAAAAGATAA
- the ybgC gene encoding tol-pal system-associated acyl-CoA thioesterase, with protein MHFPIRVYYEDTDAGGVVYHANYLNFFERARTEFLRQYNFSQQALFGQSLAFVVKKIEIEYKLPARLDDLLNVETTISEFKKATLVFKQTLWKQDICLSEATVTVASVDLVKMKPVAIPDDIRQALQKINFSI; from the coding sequence ATGCATTTTCCGATTCGGGTTTATTACGAAGATACTGATGCTGGTGGGGTAGTTTATCACGCTAACTATCTTAATTTTTTCGAGCGAGCTAGAACGGAATTTTTAAGGCAATACAATTTTTCTCAGCAGGCACTTTTTGGTCAATCTCTTGCTTTTGTTGTTAAAAAGATTGAGATAGAGTATAAGCTACCTGCACGTTTAGATGATTTATTAAACGTAGAAACAACCATTTCAGAGTTTAAAAAAGCTACTTTGGTGTTTAAGCAAACCTTGTGGAAACAAGATATCTGCTTAAGTGAGGCAACTGTAACAGTTGCCAGTGTTGATCTCGTTAAAATGAAACCTGTTGCAATTCCTGATGATATTCGTCAAGCATTACAAAAAATTAATTTTTCTATTTAA